The Aeromicrobium senzhongii genome includes a window with the following:
- a CDS encoding peptidoglycan D,D-transpeptidase FtsI family protein, which produces MPVSVTRTRLRVLVVCVLALFALFAGRLFQIQAVDAKAYAAMAVEAGTRKAVVPAPRGDIVDRNGEELVTSTQGLTITGDPSMAADKAPEIARILHEKLGDEIDYFDTIRKLRTPKSRFVYLAKDLPAYEARKAVQAVAEAGYPGVFTQTKSLRSYPGGSLAANVLGITEENGKGIAGLEAQYDGELTGTDGSSTYEVSSTGQRIPMADSTVKEMIPGSDVNTTLDRDLQWYADQRLRDVVSSAGADYGLAVTMDVRTCQIVQLSQAPTYNPDTRVGVNDATLVNRAVSNVFEPGSVMKTITMAALADQGKVAADTKIKVPSGMVVDGFPIGDYWQHGTLRLTAAGVIAKSSNLGTIVAAEQMSDSTFYSYLRKFGFGSRSGIDLPEESVGIVSPVREWTKAKKATTSFGQGVSVNAIQMVRAVGAIANGGVMCTPRVVDSVTKADGSVEKTPAGESQRVVSRGAAAEVTRMMEAVTADDGTAPAAQIEGYRVAGKTGTAWRVNPTTGRYVRGQNTISFMGFAPADNPRFITYVVIDKPPANAGGGSMAGPVFQDIMSMALERFGVAPTGAKPPKIKQDW; this is translated from the coding sequence ATGCCCGTCTCGGTCACCCGGACCCGGCTGCGGGTCCTCGTCGTCTGCGTCCTGGCGCTGTTCGCCCTCTTCGCGGGCCGGCTCTTCCAGATCCAGGCCGTCGACGCCAAGGCGTACGCCGCGATGGCGGTCGAGGCCGGCACCCGCAAGGCCGTCGTCCCCGCGCCGCGCGGCGACATCGTCGACCGCAACGGCGAGGAGCTGGTCACCAGCACCCAGGGGCTGACGATCACCGGCGACCCGTCCATGGCGGCGGACAAGGCTCCCGAGATCGCCCGGATCCTGCACGAGAAGCTCGGCGACGAGATCGACTACTTCGACACGATCCGCAAGCTCCGGACCCCGAAGTCCCGGTTCGTCTACCTGGCCAAGGACCTGCCGGCCTACGAGGCGCGCAAGGCGGTCCAGGCCGTGGCCGAGGCCGGGTACCCCGGCGTCTTCACGCAGACCAAGAGCCTGCGCAGCTACCCGGGCGGGTCGCTGGCGGCCAACGTCCTGGGCATCACCGAGGAGAACGGCAAGGGCATCGCCGGTCTCGAGGCGCAGTACGACGGCGAGCTGACCGGCACGGACGGGTCGTCGACCTACGAGGTCTCCTCGACCGGCCAGCGCATCCCGATGGCCGACTCGACGGTCAAGGAGATGATCCCGGGCAGCGACGTCAACACGACGCTCGACCGCGACCTGCAGTGGTACGCCGACCAGCGCCTGCGCGACGTCGTGAGCTCCGCGGGGGCCGACTACGGTCTCGCGGTCACGATGGACGTCCGCACGTGCCAGATCGTGCAGCTGTCGCAGGCGCCCACCTACAACCCGGACACGCGCGTCGGCGTCAACGACGCGACGCTGGTCAACCGCGCCGTCTCCAACGTCTTCGAGCCCGGCTCGGTCATGAAGACGATCACGATGGCGGCGTTGGCCGACCAGGGCAAGGTCGCGGCGGACACCAAGATCAAGGTCCCCTCGGGCATGGTCGTCGACGGCTTCCCGATCGGCGACTACTGGCAGCACGGCACCCTGCGGCTGACGGCGGCCGGCGTCATCGCCAAGTCGTCCAACCTGGGCACGATCGTGGCGGCCGAGCAGATGTCGGACTCGACCTTCTACTCCTACCTGCGCAAGTTCGGCTTCGGCTCCCGGAGCGGGATCGACCTGCCGGAGGAGTCGGTCGGCATCGTCTCGCCCGTGCGCGAGTGGACCAAGGCGAAGAAGGCGACGACCTCGTTCGGCCAGGGCGTCTCGGTCAACGCGATCCAGATGGTGCGCGCCGTGGGCGCGATCGCCAACGGCGGCGTCATGTGCACCCCGCGGGTGGTCGACTCGGTGACGAAGGCCGACGGCTCCGTCGAGAAGACCCCGGCCGGAGAGTCCCAGCGGGTCGTCTCGCGCGGGGCGGCCGCCGAGGTCACGCGGATGATGGAAGCGGTCACGGCCGACGACGGCACCGCCCCGGCGGCGCAGATCGAGGGCTACCGCGTGGCGGGCAAGACCGGCACGGCGTGGCGCGTCAACCCGACCACCGGCCGGTACGTGCGCGGACAGAACACGATCTCGTTCATGGGCTTCGCGCCCGCGGACAACCCGCGCTTCATCACCTACGTCGTGATCGACAAGCCGCCGGCCAACGCCGGTGGTGGCTCGATGGCCGGCCCGGTCTTCCAGGACATCATGTCCATGGCGCTGGAGCGTTTCGGCGTGGCGCCCACCGGCGCGAAGCCGCCGAAGATCAAGCAGGACTGGTAG
- a CDS encoding UDP-N-acetylmuramoyl-L-alanyl-D-glutamate--2,6-diaminopimelate ligase → MRVRPLNVPVWTLARVGDALPGSAVSGDATVTGISLSTRDVVAGDLFAALPGATTHGVRFAAQALEAGAVAVLTDPEGAAALPADVPRVVVDRPRARLAAFAADFYGHPSTRFTTIGVTGTQGKTTTTYLAEAVLGESDAAVIGTIGTRIAGRPAASSLTTPEAPALQALFAVMAEEQVAACAMEVSSHAIVQGRVDGFVLDAAVFLNLGRDHLDFHHDVESYFQAKAALFTPEHARRAVINLDDAHGRRLTELTTLPVTTFSTEGAAADWRAVNIRAHRLGSDVTLLAPDGRETELSVPLPGAFNVSNAVAAVVALAGEGHDLQRLADGIATARGVPGRMERVEEGQSFTAIVDYAHKPEAVEAVLHALRPVTAGRLILVLGAGGDRDRGKRPLMGEVAARLADVLVVTDDNPRSENPASIRAEVLAGAESGAAQVLEIGDRREAIAAAVDLARTGDTVVVAGKGHERGQQVGDVVHPFDDREVLAELIGDVR, encoded by the coding sequence ATGAGGGTCAGGCCGCTGAACGTCCCCGTGTGGACCCTCGCGAGGGTCGGCGATGCGCTCCCGGGATCGGCCGTCTCCGGGGACGCCACGGTCACCGGGATCAGCCTCTCGACTCGCGACGTGGTCGCGGGCGACCTGTTCGCCGCACTGCCCGGCGCCACGACCCACGGCGTTCGGTTCGCCGCCCAGGCCCTCGAGGCCGGCGCGGTGGCGGTGCTGACCGATCCGGAGGGTGCGGCGGCGCTGCCGGCCGATGTGCCCCGGGTCGTCGTGGACCGGCCACGAGCCCGCCTGGCCGCCTTCGCGGCGGACTTCTACGGTCACCCGAGCACGCGCTTCACGACGATCGGCGTCACGGGGACCCAGGGCAAGACGACCACCACCTACCTGGCCGAGGCGGTGCTGGGGGAGTCCGACGCGGCGGTGATCGGCACGATCGGCACCCGGATCGCAGGCCGTCCCGCCGCGAGCAGCCTCACCACGCCGGAGGCGCCCGCCCTCCAGGCGCTCTTCGCCGTCATGGCCGAGGAGCAGGTCGCGGCCTGCGCGATGGAGGTCTCGAGCCACGCGATCGTCCAGGGTCGCGTCGACGGCTTCGTGCTGGACGCGGCGGTCTTCCTGAACCTCGGGCGCGACCACCTGGACTTCCACCACGACGTGGAGTCGTACTTCCAGGCCAAGGCCGCACTCTTCACCCCCGAGCACGCCCGTCGCGCCGTCATCAACCTCGACGACGCCCACGGTCGCCGGCTGACCGAGCTCACGACCCTGCCCGTGACGACCTTCTCCACCGAGGGCGCGGCGGCCGACTGGCGCGCCGTCAACATCCGGGCGCACCGGCTGGGCAGCGACGTCACGCTGCTCGCTCCCGACGGCCGCGAGACGGAGCTGTCCGTCCCGCTGCCGGGCGCCTTCAACGTCTCGAACGCGGTCGCGGCGGTCGTGGCGCTCGCCGGGGAGGGGCACGACCTGCAGCGCCTCGCGGATGGCATCGCCACGGCGCGCGGCGTCCCGGGCCGGATGGAGCGGGTCGAGGAGGGCCAGTCCTTCACGGCGATCGTCGACTACGCCCACAAGCCGGAGGCGGTCGAGGCCGTGCTGCACGCACTGCGCCCCGTCACGGCCGGTCGGCTCATCCTCGTGCTCGGCGCCGGCGGCGACCGCGACCGCGGCAAGCGCCCCCTCATGGGCGAGGTGGCCGCCCGGCTGGCCGACGTGCTCGTCGTCACCGACGACAACCCCCGCAGCGAGAACCCCGCGAGCATCCGGGCCGAGGTCCTGGCCGGTGCCGAGTCGGGTGCCGCCCAGGTGCTGGAGATCGGCGACCGCCGCGAGGCGATCGCCGCGGCGGTCGATCTCGCGCGCACCGGCGACACCGTCGTCGTCGCGGGCAAGGGTCACGAGCGCGGCCAGCAGGTGGGCGACGTCGTCCACCCGTTCGACGACCGCGAGGTGCTCGCCGAGCTGATCGGGGACGTCCGGTGA
- a CDS encoding UDP-N-acetylmuramoyl-tripeptide--D-alanyl-D-alanine ligase → MIRTTLAQIAEATRGRVEGDDTLAVHGPAVVDSRRVVPGSLFVAIPGERVDGNDFVGTALDAGAVASLATREVPGPHVLVDEPVHALGLLATDRLAALRRGADVTVVAVTGSQGKTSVKDLMAHVLSTRGATVAPEGSFNNELGVPLTVLRADEGTRNLVLEMGARGIGHIATLCAIAPPDVAVVLNVGSAHAGEFGGLDRTAQAKGELVEALGPDGIAVLNADDPRVAAMASRTRGRVVTFGRAGDVRLVGDVTLDEDGYPHFVLEVDGERYEATVPQLGDHQAMNAAAAVAATTAAGVPVADAVAALAGAHAASPMRMERHRTSTGAVVINDAYNANPESMSAALRTLAELAPGRGVAVLGEMLELGEESPDQHRRIGRLAADLGIARVVAVGAAAADIAEGAGPVGESVPDVETAVTVVSASLDPDAVVLVKASRGARLERVAEALLRD, encoded by the coding sequence GTGATCCGCACGACACTGGCCCAGATCGCCGAGGCGACGCGCGGACGCGTGGAGGGCGACGACACCCTCGCCGTCCACGGTCCCGCCGTCGTCGACTCCCGCCGGGTCGTGCCCGGATCGCTGTTCGTCGCGATCCCCGGTGAGCGGGTCGACGGAAACGACTTCGTCGGGACGGCCCTGGACGCCGGCGCCGTCGCGAGCCTGGCCACCCGCGAGGTGCCCGGACCGCACGTGCTGGTGGACGAGCCCGTCCACGCCCTCGGCCTGTTGGCGACCGATCGGCTGGCGGCGCTGCGCCGCGGGGCCGACGTCACCGTGGTGGCCGTGACGGGGTCGCAGGGCAAGACCAGCGTCAAGGACCTGATGGCGCACGTCCTCTCGACGCGCGGCGCCACCGTCGCGCCCGAGGGCTCCTTCAACAACGAGCTCGGCGTGCCGCTGACGGTGCTGCGTGCCGACGAGGGCACCCGGAACCTGGTCCTCGAGATGGGGGCGCGTGGCATCGGCCACATCGCCACGCTCTGCGCGATCGCCCCGCCCGACGTGGCGGTCGTCCTGAACGTCGGCAGCGCCCATGCGGGGGAGTTCGGCGGTCTCGACCGCACGGCGCAGGCCAAGGGCGAGCTGGTCGAGGCCCTCGGTCCCGACGGCATCGCGGTCCTCAACGCCGATGACCCGCGCGTGGCCGCGATGGCCTCGCGCACGCGCGGCCGCGTCGTGACCTTCGGCCGGGCCGGCGACGTCCGCCTCGTGGGGGACGTCACCCTCGACGAGGACGGGTACCCGCACTTCGTCCTCGAGGTCGACGGTGAGCGGTACGAGGCCACCGTGCCCCAGCTGGGCGACCACCAGGCCATGAACGCCGCCGCCGCGGTGGCCGCCACGACGGCGGCGGGCGTGCCCGTCGCGGACGCCGTGGCCGCTCTGGCCGGGGCCCACGCGGCGTCGCCCATGCGGATGGAGCGCCACCGGACCAGCACGGGTGCGGTGGTCATCAACGACGCCTACAACGCGAACCCCGAGTCCATGTCCGCGGCCCTGCGCACCCTGGCCGAGCTGGCCCCGGGACGCGGCGTCGCCGTCCTCGGTGAGATGCTGGAACTGGGCGAGGAATCGCCGGATCAGCACCGCCGCATCGGTCGGCTCGCAGCCGACCTCGGAATCGCGCGGGTCGTCGCCGTGGGCGCGGCCGCCGCGGACATCGCGGAGGGCGCCGGTCCGGTCGGGGAGTCGGTCCCGGACGTCGAGACGGCCGTGACCGTCGTCTCCGCGAGCCTGGACCCCGATGCTGTGGTGCTTGTGAAAGCATCGAGAGGCGCCCGCCTCGAGCGGGTCGCCGAAGCGCTGTTGCGCGACTGA
- the mraY gene encoding phospho-N-acetylmuramoyl-pentapeptide-transferase, translated as MLAVLIAGVVGLVGTLVGTRFAISVLVKKGYGQLIRDDGPTSHHVKRGTPTMGGLVIIVSTVLGYAIAKLITGHETSASALLLLFLFVGLGAIGFLDDWIKVSKQRSLGLRSKAKMIGQILVGLVFAVLAIGWEDGDGQTPITHAISFTRDLPWTLPTVLLVLWVLLMIAGASNGVNLTDGLDGLATGASVMVFGAYVLINVWQSNQSCFMPDAGPKCYEVRDPLDLAVVASAVTGACFGFLWWNASPAKIFMGDTGSLSLGGLMAGFALMTRTELLLAVIGGLFVIITFSVILQVGYFKLSGGKRIFRMAPLQHHFELKGWAEITIVVRFWIISGICVVSGIGLFYWEWVAGAF; from the coding sequence ATGCTGGCCGTATTGATCGCGGGGGTCGTCGGGCTCGTGGGAACGCTCGTCGGTACCCGATTCGCGATCTCCGTGCTCGTGAAGAAGGGCTACGGGCAGCTCATCCGCGATGACGGCCCCACGTCGCACCACGTCAAGCGCGGCACCCCGACCATGGGTGGACTCGTCATCATCGTGTCCACCGTCCTGGGCTACGCCATCGCCAAGCTCATCACCGGGCACGAGACGAGCGCCTCGGCGCTGCTGTTGCTGTTCCTGTTCGTGGGGCTGGGCGCCATCGGCTTCCTCGACGACTGGATCAAGGTCAGCAAGCAGCGCAGCCTCGGCCTGCGCAGCAAGGCCAAGATGATCGGCCAGATCCTCGTCGGCCTGGTGTTCGCCGTGCTGGCGATCGGCTGGGAGGACGGCGACGGCCAGACCCCGATCACGCACGCGATCTCGTTCACCCGGGATCTGCCCTGGACCCTGCCCACCGTCCTGCTGGTCCTGTGGGTGCTGCTGATGATCGCCGGCGCCAGCAACGGCGTGAACCTCACCGACGGACTCGACGGCCTGGCCACGGGCGCCTCGGTGATGGTCTTCGGCGCGTACGTCCTGATCAACGTCTGGCAGTCCAACCAGAGCTGCTTCATGCCCGACGCCGGCCCCAAGTGCTACGAGGTGCGCGACCCGCTCGACCTGGCCGTCGTCGCCTCGGCCGTCACCGGTGCGTGCTTCGGCTTCCTGTGGTGGAACGCCTCGCCGGCCAAGATCTTCATGGGCGACACCGGCTCGCTCTCCCTGGGCGGCCTGATGGCCGGCTTCGCCCTGATGACCCGCACCGAGCTGTTGCTCGCGGTCATCGGCGGCCTGTTCGTCATCATCACGTTCTCGGTGATCCTGCAGGTGGGCTACTTCAAGCTCAGCGGCGGCAAACGGATCTTCCGCATGGCCCCGCTGCAACACCATTTCGAGCTCAAGGGCTGGGCCGAGATCACGATCGTGGTCCGGTTCTGGATCATCAGCGGCATCTGCGTCGTCTCCGGAATCGGCCTCTTCTACTGGGAGTGGGTCGCCGGTGCCTTCTGA
- the murD gene encoding UDP-N-acetylmuramoyl-L-alanine--D-glutamate ligase: MPSDRDVSSLGREDAWEGVRAVVTGFGVSGFAAADTLNHLGADVIVLDESEGDGHRAEQAQLLEVLGADVRLGPGSTATLPQDVDLVVTSPGWRPTAPLLVEAAGRGVPVWGEVELAWRLRGPDPAPWLAVTGTNGKTTTVQMLESILQAAGLRAQAVGNVGTPVVEAVMDPAGRDVLAVELSSFQLHWTRSMSAQAAAVLNLAPDHYDWHGGAEAYAAAKGKVYERAQIACVYNVADEATMRLVEQADVVEGARAIGFTRAIPEVGMVGIVDDLLVDRAFVEERVTSAAELASLADLDDASPHNVENALAAAALARAHGVPAVAVRDGLRAFRLGPHRISTVAESGGVRWVDDSKATNPHAARASLLAFDHVVWVAGGLAKGATYADLARDVRDRLRGAVLIGADRDLIAAALAEHAPDVPVEIVDAADAEALMDAVVAAAGRLARPGDTVLLAPAAASMDQFRDYAHRGDAFAQAVRRVTG, from the coding sequence GTGCCTTCTGACCGCGACGTGTCGTCGCTCGGGCGCGAGGACGCCTGGGAGGGAGTGCGCGCCGTCGTCACCGGCTTCGGCGTCAGCGGCTTCGCGGCCGCCGACACGCTGAACCACCTGGGCGCCGACGTCATCGTCCTGGACGAGTCCGAGGGCGACGGGCACCGTGCCGAGCAGGCACAGCTGCTGGAGGTGCTGGGCGCGGACGTGCGGCTCGGCCCCGGCTCCACGGCCACGCTGCCGCAGGACGTCGACCTCGTCGTCACCTCGCCGGGGTGGCGCCCGACCGCTCCGCTGCTGGTCGAGGCCGCCGGGCGTGGGGTGCCCGTCTGGGGCGAGGTCGAGCTGGCCTGGCGCCTCCGCGGACCGGATCCAGCTCCGTGGCTGGCCGTCACCGGCACGAACGGCAAGACCACGACCGTGCAGATGCTGGAGTCGATCCTGCAGGCCGCCGGGCTGCGCGCCCAGGCGGTCGGCAACGTCGGCACCCCCGTCGTCGAGGCGGTCATGGACCCGGCAGGCCGTGACGTGCTGGCCGTCGAGCTCTCGAGCTTCCAGCTGCACTGGACCCGGTCGATGTCCGCCCAGGCGGCCGCCGTGCTCAACCTCGCGCCGGACCACTACGACTGGCACGGCGGGGCCGAGGCCTATGCCGCCGCCAAGGGCAAGGTCTACGAGCGGGCCCAGATCGCCTGCGTCTACAACGTCGCCGACGAGGCCACGATGCGACTGGTCGAGCAGGCCGACGTCGTCGAGGGCGCCCGCGCGATCGGCTTCACCCGGGCGATCCCCGAGGTCGGCATGGTCGGCATCGTCGACGACCTGCTGGTCGACCGGGCGTTCGTCGAGGAGCGCGTCACCAGCGCCGCCGAGCTCGCCTCGCTGGCCGACCTGGACGACGCCTCACCGCACAATGTCGAGAACGCCCTCGCGGCCGCGGCCCTGGCCCGCGCGCACGGAGTGCCGGCGGTCGCCGTCCGCGACGGCCTGCGTGCCTTCCGCCTCGGACCCCACCGGATCAGCACGGTCGCCGAGAGTGGCGGCGTGCGCTGGGTCGACGACTCCAAGGCCACCAACCCGCACGCCGCCCGGGCGTCCCTGCTCGCCTTCGACCACGTGGTCTGGGTGGCCGGGGGACTGGCCAAGGGCGCGACGTACGCCGATCTGGCGCGCGACGTCCGCGACCGGTTGCGGGGAGCGGTCCTGATCGGCGCCGACCGTGACCTGATCGCGGCCGCCCTGGCCGAGCACGCGCCGGACGTCCCGGTCGAGATCGTCGACGCCGCCGACGCCGAGGCGCTCATGGACGCCGTCGTGGCCGCCGCCGGGCGCCTGGCCCGGCCCGGCGACACGGTCCTCCTGGCCCCCGCCGCCGCGTCGATGGACCAGTTCCGCGACTACGCCCACCGCGGCGACGCGTTCGCGCAGGCCGTTCGCCGCGTCACCGGCTGA
- the ftsW gene encoding putative lipid II flippase FtsW has translation MSTTASRRSSSKLEAVRTLLERPLASYQLVLGTTGLLLGLGLIMVLSASSVLALRVYGNSFEIFLRQAIFAVVGVTAMVIAMRIPLDRVRQLARPALFGVVLLIGLTFTPLGMEINGNRNWIPLFAGFNLQPSEFAKLAIVLWIADVYTRRHKYLGTARYVITPVVPIAGAVSALVVFQKDLGTAVILFAIIAGLLWIAGLPLKPMLAFGAGLVVILLFFVATAQHRVDRFMSFLNPMADPEKSGYQAIKAMMGFARGGFWGLGLGSSRQKWGALPEAHTDFILAVIGEELGLAGSLVVLALFGLLAYTGFRIAHRSRDRFARYLAAGITIWITTQAVINIGMVLGLLPVIGVPLPLISYGGSSMLATLAALGLLANCATTEPGAARALSTSRRAKARKKQRKVGR, from the coding sequence ATGAGTACCACCGCTTCTCGGCGGTCGTCGAGCAAGCTCGAGGCCGTGCGGACCCTGCTCGAGCGTCCGCTCGCGTCGTACCAGCTCGTGCTGGGCACGACCGGGCTGTTGCTCGGCCTGGGGCTGATCATGGTGCTCAGTGCCAGCTCGGTGCTCGCCCTGCGGGTCTACGGCAACTCCTTCGAGATCTTCCTGCGTCAGGCGATCTTCGCCGTCGTCGGCGTCACCGCGATGGTGATCGCGATGCGCATCCCGCTCGACCGCGTCCGCCAGCTCGCCCGACCGGCCCTGTTCGGCGTCGTGCTGCTGATCGGTCTGACCTTCACGCCGCTGGGCATGGAGATCAACGGCAACCGCAACTGGATCCCGCTGTTCGCCGGCTTCAACCTGCAGCCCTCGGAGTTCGCCAAGCTCGCGATCGTGCTGTGGATCGCCGACGTCTACACGCGCCGCCACAAGTACCTGGGCACGGCGCGCTACGTCATCACCCCGGTCGTCCCCATCGCGGGCGCGGTCTCGGCCCTGGTGGTGTTCCAGAAGGACCTGGGCACCGCCGTCATCTTGTTCGCGATCATCGCCGGACTGCTGTGGATCGCGGGCCTTCCGCTCAAGCCCATGCTGGCCTTCGGTGCCGGCCTCGTGGTCATCCTGCTGTTCTTCGTCGCCACCGCCCAGCACCGTGTCGACCGCTTCATGTCGTTCCTCAACCCGATGGCCGATCCGGAGAAGTCCGGCTACCAGGCCATCAAGGCGATGATGGGGTTCGCTCGCGGCGGGTTCTGGGGTCTGGGCCTGGGCAGCAGCCGCCAGAAGTGGGGCGCCCTGCCCGAGGCGCACACCGACTTCATCCTCGCCGTGATCGGCGAGGAGCTCGGCCTGGCGGGCAGCCTCGTCGTCCTGGCGCTGTTCGGTCTGCTGGCGTACACCGGCTTCCGGATCGCGCACCGCAGCCGCGACCGCTTCGCCCGCTACCTGGCGGCCGGCATCACCATCTGGATCACCACGCAGGCCGTCATCAACATCGGCATGGTGCTGGGTCTGCTGCCGGTCATCGGCGTGCCGTTGCCGCTCATCTCGTACGGTGGATCCAGCATGCTCGCCACTCTCGCCGCGCTCGGCCTGCTCGCCAACTGCGCCACCACCGAACCCGGGGCCGCCCGTGCCCTGTCGACCTCCCGTCGGGCCAAGGCCCGCAAGAAGCAGCGCAAGGTGGGTCGTTGA
- the murG gene encoding undecaprenyldiphospho-muramoylpentapeptide beta-N-acetylglucosaminyltransferase, with amino-acid sequence MRVLLAGGGTAGHTSPLLATAAVLAEAGDDVLCLGTPRGLEVTLIPQAGYALELVPPVPLPRRPNGDLVRLPRNLRRSVSATLKVIDTFRPDVVVGFGGYVSVPAYLAARKRKLPLVVHEGNALPGIANKLGARLTRHVATSFPDTPLRHATYVGLPIRRQIAHLDREASRAQGREHFGLDADRPTILVTGGSQGARRINTTMAAASRDLADAGIQVLHAAGRPEEVELSRRPGDPPYVVEQYIDRIDLAYAAADLVVCRSGANTVTEVSSVGLPAVFVPLPIGNGEQALNAHPVVGAGGALLIDDAAFTPAWVDSAVVPLVTSPERLASMSRAASGIVRGDAAEQLAAMVHRAGEAGR; translated from the coding sequence ATGCGGGTCCTGCTCGCCGGCGGAGGCACCGCCGGCCACACCTCTCCGTTGCTCGCGACCGCGGCCGTCCTGGCCGAGGCGGGCGACGACGTCCTGTGCCTGGGCACGCCGCGCGGTCTCGAGGTCACCCTCATCCCGCAGGCCGGCTACGCCCTCGAGCTCGTCCCGCCCGTGCCGCTGCCGCGCCGCCCCAACGGCGACCTGGTGCGACTGCCGCGCAACCTGCGCCGGTCGGTCTCGGCCACGCTGAAGGTGATCGACACGTTCCGCCCCGATGTCGTCGTCGGCTTCGGCGGGTACGTCTCGGTGCCGGCCTACCTGGCCGCTCGCAAGCGCAAGCTGCCCCTGGTCGTGCACGAGGGCAACGCGCTGCCCGGGATCGCGAACAAGCTCGGGGCGCGGCTGACCCGCCACGTCGCCACGAGCTTCCCCGACACGCCTCTGCGGCACGCCACCTACGTGGGGCTGCCCATCCGTCGCCAGATCGCCCACCTCGACCGCGAGGCGTCCCGGGCGCAGGGCCGGGAGCACTTCGGCCTCGACGCCGATCGCCCCACGATCCTGGTCACGGGCGGCTCCCAGGGGGCCCGCCGCATCAACACCACGATGGCGGCCGCCTCGCGCGACCTCGCCGACGCCGGCATCCAGGTGCTGCACGCGGCCGGGCGCCCCGAGGAGGTCGAGCTGTCGCGCCGTCCCGGCGACCCGCCCTACGTCGTCGAGCAGTACATCGACCGGATCGATCTGGCCTACGCCGCCGCCGACCTCGTCGTGTGCCGCTCCGGCGCCAACACGGTCACCGAGGTCTCCTCGGTCGGACTGCCCGCCGTCTTCGTCCCGCTGCCGATCGGCAACGGCGAGCAGGCCCTCAACGCCCACCCCGTGGTGGGTGCCGGGGGAGCGCTGCTGATCGACGACGCGGCGTTCACCCCCGCCTGGGTCGACAGTGCCGTGGTGCCGCTGGTGACCTCGCCCGAACGTCTCGCGAGCATGTCCCGGGCCGCGTCCGGCATCGTGCGCGGTGACGCCGCCGAGCAGTTGGCGGCCATGGTGCACCGAGCCGGCGAGGCCGGCCGGTGA